The Coffea arabica cultivar ET-39 chromosome 9e, Coffea Arabica ET-39 HiFi, whole genome shotgun sequence genome has a window encoding:
- the LOC113710221 gene encoding uncharacterized protein isoform X2, whose amino-acid sequence MLPREVGDPNGHGTIPACASVDKCGEYPMEQEVNENKGDTADGVGNRNEVEDGYEDEDEEEDVDFNPLLKDSPSQEASSSLSSENEGLDADVTDIRENASASVATDSTAKLPSPVQDCPVGDTDPGEEVVTQTETSTAGECKKGSEIGSLHEKSEGSGSRMFVDSDLVAGEFSPAVHSGKPVINMDDEDAICMRTRARYSLASFTLDELETFLQETDDDDDLQNVDDEEEYRKFLAAVLLGGDGDPQSAQENDNVDDEDEENDADFELEIEEALESDIDEDARDGIQEEVYDVAGRRPKTRQNRRKKASVEGNKKLLGQSKRPLRPLLPSAPLAQRLPFSTLDGKSFIMNHAADFPPSTTDGSINGFSPHQIGQLHCLIHEHMQLLVQVFSICVLEPSRRHIAAKVQELIKEMLHVRDHVLAWRRLPYPSFCFFPPHIHPSVPNEAPRISPVPCIDESSSVVDVWRSCPSGNNMVPPDIISASKGRLVQEYHRRQVGLTCDTRSEREPLFPLSCFPASEPCDQILRGADSPTLSVAHLSPKSDRTPKKTMASALVERAKKQSVALVPKEIAEIAQRFYPLFNPALYPHKPPPAPLANRVLFTEAEDELLALGLMEYNTDWKAIQQRFLPCKSKHQIFVRQKNRSSSKAPENPIKAVRRMKNSPLTADEIARIEEGLKIFKLDWMSIWKFFVPYRDPSLLPRQWRIANGTQKSYKCDATKNAKRQLYERNRRASKPAALPNWQTSPEKEDNSTDKVCVDKNNVRNQMDREEESYVHEAFLADWGPGTSNLASSFPNSQQQEKSPLQPPLQEGSQVSEQLRRSGSEGAQAPIFNEFPAAVRSSSSQVCGRPYRARRVNNARLVKLAPDLPPVNLPPSVRVMSQSAFKSYQGGATVQPSSANSSVIGPGAEAGVGKVVKHTANSGVCNSAKAGQITISPVNANTSNRQPRDSLIIRNKDASEERDESDLQMHPLLFQAPENSHFPYYPLHSSASASSSFNFFAGSPPQLNLSLFHNPRHANSAVNFLAKSLKPSESGSSCRVDFHPLLQRSEDVNSSSVAACSTAQFSANLETSEGRCAQVQSPLGGTPSMCCAHNSSAASAVSPGQKINELDLDICLSSTSRQHKALGSEDVNECGTAVSVANAKDFRNLGSPMPKDSLKQSSQYMPVAYAPDKIGSKLDSGVHAVVVASDEGNRSSADNTEDQSLPEIVMEQEELSDSEDEVGENVEFECEEMADSEAEEGSDSDQMVDMQNEDDPIRCDDSEGNAFQTVEGCQMGKKIDHSSSSLSLNLNSCPPGSPLMKKPNNGSLKGSNTAPDEKVHSGARAATENIPSNDDNVASQKQVVELGSQSNLNSGITSSKKPRKRACGADLRLRRGTPKRRNTSLKTDMNSAKSKQDS is encoded by the exons ATGCTACCACGGGAAGTTGGGGACCCCAATGGGCATGGTACAATTCCTGCCTGTGCCAGCGTAGACAAATGTGGTGAATATCCAATGGAACAAGAGGTCAATGAGAACAAGGGCGATACTGCAGATGGTGTTGGTAACAGAAATGAGGTTGAGGATGGatatgaagatgaagatgaggaAGAGGATGTAGATTTCAATCCTTTATTAAAGGATTCTCCTTCTCAAGAAGCTTCTTCAAGCTTGAGCTCTGAAAATGAAGGTTTGGATGCTGATGTTACGGATATTAGGGAAAATGCTTCTGCATCTGTAGCAACTGATTCCACAGCAAAGCTTCCCAGTCCAGTGCAGGACTGTCCTGTGGGAGACACTGACCCAGGTGAAGAGGTTGTGACACAGACTGAAACTTCTACTGCAGGAGAATGTAAAAAAGGCTCCGAAATTGGGTCCCTGCATGAAAAGAGTGAAGGATCAGGCAGCCGGATGTTTGTTGATAGTGATTTGGTGGCTGGGGAGTTCAGCCCTGCTGTACATTCCGGGAAGCCTGTAATAAATATGGACGATGAGGATGCAATTTGCATGCGCACAAGAGCTCGATACTCACTTGCTAGCTTTACACTTGATGAATTGGAGACTTTTCTTCAAGAAacagatgatgatgatgacctTCAAAatgttgatgatgaagaagagtACAGGAAATTTCTTGCTGCTGTTCTACTTGGTGGGGATGGGGACCCTCAAAGTGCACAAGAGAATGACAatgttgatgatgaagatgaagaaaatgatgCAGACTTCGAGCTTGAAATTGAAGAGGCACTTGAGAGTGACATtgatgaggatgcaagggatgggATTCAAGAAGAGGTTTATGATGTTGCTGGTCGCCGACCCAAGACTAGGCAAAATAGACGCAAGAAAGCTTCTGTTGAAGGCAACAAGAAGCTTTTGGGGCAGTCGAAGAGGCCATTACGCCCGCTCTTACCAAGTGCACCTCTAGCACAACGGCTGCCTTTTTCAACTCTGGATGGGAAAAGCTTCATAATGAACCATGCTGCAGATTTTCCTCCTTCAACAACTGATGGATCTATAAATGGATTTTCTCCACATCAGATTGGGCAATTGCATTgtctgatccatgaacacatgcAGCTTCTTGTTCAGGTATTTTCCATTTGTGTACTTGAGCCTTCTCGACGGCACATAGCTGCCAAAGTTCAGGAATTGATTAAAGAGATGCTTCATGTACGTGATCATGTGTTAGCATGGAGAAGATTACCATATCCTAGTTTCTGCTTCTTTCCTCCTCACATTCATCCATCAGTGCCAAATGAAGCACCCAGAATTTCCCCAGTGCCATGCATTGATGAATCTTCTTCTGTTGTTGACGTTTGGAGAAGCTGTCCTTCAGGGAATAACATGGTACCGCCTGATATCATCTCTGCTTCAAAAGGAAGAC TGGTGCAGGAATATCATAGACGCCAAGTGGGACTTACGTGTGATACTCGCTCAGAAAGGGAACCGTTATTCCCTTTAAGCTGTTTCCCTGCTTCTGAACCATGTGATCAAATTTTGAGAGGTGCTGATTCTCCAACTTTGAGTGTGGCACATTTGTCACCTAAAAGTGATCGAACACCTAAGAAGACAATGGCATCTGCCCTAGTTGAAAGGGCCAAAAAGCAATCAGTTGCTCTAGTTCCAAAGGAGATTGCTGAGATAGCTCAGAGATTTTATCCCTTGTTTAATCCTGCCCTTTACCCTCATAAACCACCCCCTGCCCCTCTTGCAAACCGTGTACTTTTCACCGAGGCAGAGGATGA ATTATTAGCATTGGGGTTAATGGAATATAATACAGACTGGAAAGCAATTCAGCAGCGCTTTCTTCCTTGCAAATCTAAGCATCAG ATTTTTGTAAGGCAGAAGAATCGTTCGTCCTCTAAAGCACCTGAAAATCCAATAAAG GCAGTTCGAAGGATGAAAAATTCTCCCTTGACAGCTGACGAAATAGCACGCATAGAAGAG GGGTTGAAGATATTTAAACTTGATTGGATGTCCATATGGAAGTTTTTTGTTCCTTATAGAGATCCATCCTTGCTACCTCGGCAATGGCGTATTGCTAATggaactcaaaagtcatataaATGTGACGCAACTAAAAATGCAAAGCGGCAGCTATATGAAAGAAACAGGAGAGCAAGCAAACCTGCAGCTTTGCCCAACTGGCAGACTTCACCAGAGAAAGAG GATAATAGCACGGATAAAGTTTGTGTAGACAAAAATAATGTACGTAATCAGATGGACAGAGAAGAGGAATCTTATGTTCATGAGGCATTTTTGGCAGATTGGGGACCAGGTACCTCCAATCTTGCTTCCAGTTTTCCCAACTCACAGCAGCAGGAGAAGTCCCCTCTGCAACCACCATTGCAGGAGGGCTCCCAAGTCAGTGAACAACTGCGTAGGAGTGGGTCAGAAGGTGCCCAAGCCCCTATCTTCAATGAATTTCCAGCCGCTGTAAG GTCATCTAGCTCTCAAGTATGTGGCAGACCCTATCGTGCACGTAGAGTTAATAATGCCCGTCTAGTGAAATTAGCTCCAGACCTGCCTCCTGTAAATCTTCCACCCTCTGTCCGTGTGATGTCACAGTCTGCTTTTAAGAGCTATCAGGGTGGAGCAACTGTGCAGCCTTCAAGTGCCAATTCTTCTGTTATAGGTCCTGGAGCAGAAGCTGGAGTTGGGAAAGTGGTTAAGCATACTGCAAATTCAGGAGTTTGTAATTCAGCAAAAGCAGGACAAATTACAATAAGCCCTGTGAACGCCAACACTAGTAATCGGCAGCCTCGAGATTCTCTAATCATCAGGAATAAGGATGCTTCTGAAGAAAGAGATGAGTCTGATCTTCAGATGCATCCTTTACTGTTTCAGGCCCCTGAAAACAGTCATTTTCCATATTATCCATTGCACTCTAGTGCAAGTGCTTCTAGTTCTTTTAACTTCTTTGCAGGAAGTCCACCCCAATTAAATCTGAGTCTCTTCCACAATCCACGCCATGCAAACAGTGCTGTTAATTTCCTTGCAAAGTCATTGAAGCCGAGTGAATCAGGTTCATCTTGTCGGGTTGATTTTCATCCACTTCTTCAAAGATCTGAGGATGTGAATTCCAGCTCAGTGGCTGCATGTTCCACAGCTCAATTTTCAGCAAATTTAGAGACATCTGAGGGAAGATGTGCTCAGGTTCAAAGTCCATTAGGTGGCACACCTAGTATGTGTTGTGCGCATAATAGTTCCGCTGCCTCTGCAGTGAGCCCCGGTCAAAAGATTAATGAACTTGACTTGGACATATGCCTCAGTTCCACATCCAGACAGCACAAGGCACTAGGAAGTGAAGATGTAAATGAATGTGGTACTGCTGTATCAGTAGCAAATGCCAAGGATTTTAGAAACCTAGGATCTCCAATGCCAAAGGATTCTTTGAAACAGTCCAGCCAATATATGCCTGTGGCTTATGCTCCAGACAAAATTGGCAGTAAGTTGGATTCGGGTGTCCATGCGGTGGTTGTAGCTAGTGATGAAGGAAACAGGAGCAGTGCTGATAATACTGAGGACCAATCTCTTCCAGAAATTGTAATGGAGCAGGAGGAGTTAAGTGACTCTGAGGATGAAGTTGGAGAGAATGTGGAGTTTGAATGTGAAGAGATGGCAGATTCAGAAGCAGAGGAGGGATCTGATTCTGACCAGATGGTTGACATGCAAAATGAG GACGATCCAATTAGGTGTGATGATTCAGAAGGCAATGCTTTTCAAACCGTAGAAGGCTGCCAGATGGGCAAGAAAATTGATCATTCCTCCAGCTCTTTATCTTTAAATTTAAACTCCTGTCCTCCAGGCTCTCCTTTAATGAAGAAGCCCAACAATGGAAGTCTAAAGGGCAGTAATACAGCTCCAGACGAGAAGGTTCATTCTGGTGCCAGAGCAGCTACTGAAAACATTCCATCAAATGATGACAATGTAGCATCTCAGAAGCAAGTCGTGGAGCTTGGATCACAATCAAATCTGAATTCTGGCATCACTTCATCGAAAAAACCTAGAAAACGTGCATGTGGTGCGGATTTGCGCTTACGGAGGGGCACaccaaaaagaagaaatacaagCTTGAAAACTGATATGAACTCAGCAAAGTCCAAGCAAGACAGCTAG